The Verrucomicrobiia bacterium genome includes a window with the following:
- the cmk gene encoding (d)CMP kinase: MTATPLKSTRPIVVAIDGTSASGKSTNARLVAKALDLIYVDTGAMYRALAWYCLRQKSDVHNERAVAAACRKWKTSLECVAGQVHLKVDGYYPAAEIRTAEVSAAVSHVAAVPKVREWMKKKQRECLKFGSLVMEGRDIGTNVFPESEFKYYLDAHLEERSRRRASEGVQENLAARDLRDSQRAAAPLMIALGAKVINNSQMTAEQTSALIIEDVKRRLS; the protein is encoded by the coding sequence ATGACAGCGACTCCCCTCAAGAGCACTCGGCCGATTGTCGTTGCCATCGACGGGACCAGCGCCAGCGGCAAGAGCACCAATGCCAGGTTGGTGGCCAAGGCGCTGGATTTGATTTATGTCGATACCGGCGCCATGTACCGCGCGCTGGCCTGGTATTGTTTGAGACAGAAGTCCGATGTCCACAATGAACGAGCCGTTGCCGCCGCCTGCCGGAAATGGAAGACCTCCCTGGAATGCGTGGCAGGCCAGGTGCATTTGAAAGTGGATGGCTATTATCCAGCCGCTGAAATCCGCACGGCGGAGGTCAGCGCCGCGGTGTCGCATGTGGCGGCGGTGCCTAAGGTGCGCGAGTGGATGAAAAAAAAGCAGCGGGAATGCCTCAAATTCGGCAGCCTCGTGATGGAAGGGCGCGATATCGGCACAAACGTGTTTCCCGAGAGCGAGTTCAAGTATTACCTGGATGCTCACCTCGAAGAGCGTTCGCGCCGGCGGGCCTCCGAAGGTGTGCAGGAGAATCTGGCGGCGCGGGATTTGCGTGACAGCCAGCGGGCGGCGGCGCCGCTGATGATCGCGCTGGGGGCCAAGGTCATCAACAACTCCCAAATGACGGCCGAACAAACCAGCGCCTTGATTATTGAAGATGTGAAGCGGCGTCTCTCCTAA
- a CDS encoding lysophospholipid acyltransferase family protein has product MNPVYFAGWIAFRAIFRIYFRYRVYNPERVPLRGPVILASNHASFIDPPLVGSGVKRAIHYLARESLFRFPVMGWVLKQWQVVPVDREGGGAKGLKAILDRLLAGGAIILFPEGTRTRDGRLQPARSGIGLTVIKSAAPVIPVRVFGTFEAYGRHMPLPRPRQVAVKYGRPMFFEQLRAEARFCSKQRLKELYQQVAEEIMATIAKLESYEDKDQFP; this is encoded by the coding sequence ATGAACCCGGTTTACTTCGCGGGCTGGATTGCCTTTCGCGCCATTTTCAGAATTTATTTTCGGTATCGGGTTTATAACCCCGAGCGGGTACCCCTGCGCGGGCCTGTCATTCTCGCCTCAAACCACGCGAGTTTTATCGACCCGCCTTTGGTCGGTTCCGGCGTCAAACGCGCTATTCATTACCTGGCCCGAGAGAGCCTGTTTCGATTTCCGGTGATGGGCTGGGTTTTGAAACAGTGGCAGGTCGTCCCGGTGGACCGCGAAGGCGGCGGCGCCAAAGGGCTCAAAGCCATTCTGGACCGGCTGCTGGCCGGAGGGGCGATCATTCTTTTCCCGGAAGGAACACGAACGCGCGACGGCAGACTGCAACCGGCTCGTTCGGGCATTGGCCTGACGGTCATTAAATCGGCCGCGCCGGTCATACCGGTCCGCGTATTTGGAACCTTCGAAGCTTACGGGCGTCACATGCCCCTTCCGCGTCCGCGGCAGGTTGCAGTGAAGTATGGGCGGCCAATGTTTTTCGAGCAACTCAGGGCTGAGGCGCGCTTCTGTTCGAAGCAGCGGTTGAAGGAGCTTTACCAGCAGGTGGCTGAGGAGATCATGGCCACCATCGCAAAGCTGGAATCTTACGAAGATAAGGATCAATTTCCATGA
- a CDS encoding ATP-binding protein — translation MPIENSAKSGPKPQDGLCFHDSLRDSFVSGLVVLQGAEQAATLTPRAEQILGLPPSQGAAMQIAQLPKQLVALAREVSASGQPVLSRALELEPSSPGAAVAVGVSALPVQSGGKHCAVAVILSDLSPGREFEHHLEMLDRLANVGTLAASMAHEIKNALVAGRTFIDLLLEKHQDTELVEVVRREIGRIDSIVSRMLKCSASTGAPFGPVPLHVVLEHALRLVQPQLDSKGIYLNRTFQTTDDTVHGDEYQLQQAILNLLLNALEAMDHGGTLSLSSELVAGKPELGRLRDSADPLVVRITIKDTGVGIAQENIGRLFEPFFTTKPTGTGLGLAVTRRILQQHQGEITVESQPGAGAAFCITLPLWNKDLSNKPLPPLVPTCGMPSMPDQCRP, via the coding sequence ATGCCAATCGAAAACTCAGCCAAATCGGGCCCAAAACCGCAGGATGGGTTGTGTTTTCACGATTCATTGCGGGACTCTTTCGTAAGCGGGCTGGTCGTCCTCCAAGGCGCAGAGCAGGCCGCCACCCTCACCCCAAGGGCCGAACAAATCCTTGGATTACCCCCCAGCCAAGGCGCTGCGATGCAAATCGCCCAATTACCAAAGCAGTTGGTCGCTCTGGCCCGCGAGGTGAGCGCTTCCGGGCAGCCCGTCCTGTCTCGCGCTCTCGAACTGGAACCCTCTTCACCCGGAGCGGCCGTTGCCGTCGGGGTCAGCGCCCTGCCGGTGCAGTCTGGAGGCAAACACTGCGCCGTGGCGGTCATTCTCAGCGACCTGAGCCCTGGGCGTGAATTCGAGCACCATCTCGAAATGCTGGATCGTCTGGCTAATGTCGGCACGCTGGCGGCCAGCATGGCGCATGAGATCAAGAACGCCCTCGTGGCCGGCAGAACCTTTATCGATCTGTTGCTGGAAAAGCACCAGGACACCGAACTGGTGGAGGTCGTAAGGCGGGAGATAGGCCGGATTGACTCCATCGTTAGCCGGATGCTCAAGTGCTCGGCCAGCACGGGCGCCCCGTTCGGCCCCGTGCCTCTGCATGTCGTGCTCGAGCACGCCTTGCGCCTTGTCCAGCCGCAGCTTGATAGCAAGGGCATCTATCTGAACCGGACATTTCAAACAACCGACGATACCGTTCATGGGGACGAATACCAGTTGCAACAGGCGATTTTGAACCTGCTCCTTAACGCCCTCGAAGCCATGGACCATGGCGGAACACTTTCCTTGAGCAGTGAATTGGTTGCCGGCAAGCCGGAGCTTGGGCGGTTGCGGGACTCGGCGGACCCTCTCGTTGTGCGCATTACAATCAAGGATACCGGGGTGGGGATTGCGCAGGAAAACATTGGGCGGCTTTTCGAGCCGTTCTTCACTACCAAGCCAACCGGCACAGGTTTGGGCTTGGCTGTGACGCGGCGCATCCTGCAACAACATCAAGGCGAGATAACCGTCGAGAGCCAGCCCGGCGCAGGGGCGGCGTTCTGTATTACGCTGCCGCTCTGGAACAAGGACCTGTCCAACAAACCGCTGCCACCCCTGGTTCCTACTTGTGGGATGCCTTCAATGCCTGATCAATGTCGGCCTTGA
- a CDS encoding O-acetylhomoserine aminocarboxypropyltransferase/cysteine synthase encodes MSASAERLSTLALHAGQVPDPGTGARAVPIFQTTSFVFKDTEHAANLFALKEFGNIYTRIMNPTTDVFEQRIAAIEGGSGALAVSSGQAATTFALLNITQVGDEVVSANNLYGGTYQLFHYTMPKLGRIVRFVDSGSPEAFRRAITPKTRALFAETIGNPKLDVPDFAALSSIAREAGVPLIVDNTIGVGLVRPIEHGVDVIVASATKYIGGHGTSIGGVIVDGGKFQWNNGKFPEFTEPDPSYHGLKYWDVFGNFPGLGNVAFIIKARVQLLRDMGAALSPFNSFLFLQGLETLPLRQGRHSESALEIARFLKQHPLVAWVTYPGLPDDPNHSLAAKYLKKGFGGIVGFGIKGGLEAGKKFINSAKLLSHLANIGDAKSLVIHPASTTHQQLTEQEQAATGVTPDYVRLSIGLEEMADIKADIDQALKASHK; translated from the coding sequence ATGAGCGCTTCAGCAGAGCGTCTCAGCACACTGGCGTTGCACGCCGGCCAGGTCCCTGACCCGGGCACCGGCGCCCGGGCGGTTCCCATTTTCCAGACCACTTCGTTCGTGTTCAAGGATACCGAACACGCGGCGAACCTGTTTGCTTTGAAGGAATTTGGGAACATTTACACCCGGATCATGAATCCCACCACTGATGTATTTGAGCAGCGCATCGCTGCCATCGAGGGTGGGTCCGGGGCATTGGCGGTTTCGTCCGGGCAAGCAGCGACTACGTTTGCCCTGCTGAACATCACGCAGGTAGGAGATGAGGTCGTATCGGCTAACAACCTCTACGGCGGCACTTACCAGCTCTTCCATTACACCATGCCCAAGCTGGGCCGCATCGTGAGGTTCGTGGATTCAGGCAGTCCGGAGGCGTTCCGCCGGGCGATCACCCCGAAAACGCGCGCCTTGTTTGCCGAAACCATCGGCAATCCCAAGCTCGATGTGCCGGATTTTGCGGCCCTTTCATCCATCGCACGCGAAGCGGGCGTGCCGCTCATCGTGGATAATACCATCGGGGTCGGCCTGGTCCGTCCCATCGAGCACGGGGTGGATGTGATTGTGGCCTCGGCCACAAAGTACATTGGCGGACACGGCACCTCGATTGGGGGCGTTATCGTGGACGGGGGAAAATTTCAATGGAACAATGGGAAGTTTCCTGAGTTCACAGAGCCGGACCCGAGCTATCACGGGCTCAAGTATTGGGATGTGTTTGGGAATTTCCCCGGGCTGGGCAACGTGGCATTCATCATCAAGGCCCGAGTGCAGTTGCTGCGGGATATGGGCGCCGCGCTCAGCCCGTTCAATTCGTTTCTCTTTCTGCAAGGGCTCGAGACGCTGCCTCTGCGCCAGGGCCGCCACTCTGAAAGCGCGCTCGAAATCGCCCGCTTCCTCAAACAACACCCGCTGGTCGCTTGGGTGACCTATCCGGGCTTGCCGGATGATCCGAATCATTCACTGGCGGCCAAGTACCTCAAAAAGGGGTTTGGCGGCATTGTCGGTTTTGGCATCAAAGGCGGCCTCGAGGCAGGCAAGAAATTCATCAATTCGGCGAAACTGCTGTCGCACCTGGCAAATATTGGAGACGCGAAAAGCCTGGTGATTCATCCAGCATCAACCACCCACCAGCAGCTCACCGAGCAAGAGCAGGCGGCGACCGGGGTCACGCCCGATTATGTGCGGCTGTCGATTGGGTTGGAAGAGATGGCGGACATCAAGGCCGACATTGATCAGGCATTGAAGGCATCCCACAAGTAG
- a CDS encoding family 16 glycoside hydrolase, whose translation MKPLSFLMMTASALWLSTIASPGQVTSTIDHNESQDATASFKFKRVPAPSSKDIGSKAAITIVDGERDENGGEIGKLNDGKLPTEEDQPAENFFFNAGGQGGRVEFDLGEAVEVRQVNSYSWHPGTRGPQVYSLYASDGKADGFNAKPKRGTDPEQCGWKLVAKVDSRPKSGEGGGQYGVSVSDPSGPLGQYRYLLFDMVPTEEADTFGNTFYSEIDVVGPDSSGASGSQVAEASKETGKTAEGADEITIDTTAAPDLKEWAHNRLMPVVLEWYPKLVQALPSEGFEAPTRVSITFRESMRAPAATGGSRVSCNAQWFRKNLEGEAKGAVIHELVHVVQQYGRARRENPDAPRPPGWLVEGIPDYMRWFIYEPQSHGADITWMKTRRNLSLSYKASYRISANFLNWVTEKYDKQIVQQLNTALRTGKYNQELWNAQTGHSVEDLGAEWKKDVQAQLGAVQQASADPPSDINTLTDAEKAADWQLLFNGHDFTGWHNFKHEGVRPGWTVEDGALVCADPHNAGDIVTTGQFDWFELQLDYNISEAGNSGIMYHVTDQGNAIWATGPEFQLEDNVKAADPVRCGWLYALYQPPDDPNTGKPLDATKPVGQWNHVRLLVTPQKCEHDINGVKYFDYVLGSEDFNQRVAKSKFASMPHFAKSTTGYIGLQGDHGRVSFRNIKIRTIQAQ comes from the coding sequence ATGAAACCTCTCTCATTCCTGATGATGACCGCTTCGGCTCTGTGGCTATCCACGATAGCAAGCCCGGGCCAAGTCACGAGCACCATCGACCACAACGAAAGCCAGGATGCTACAGCGTCCTTTAAGTTCAAACGCGTCCCAGCCCCATCGAGCAAAGACATTGGAAGCAAGGCCGCCATCACGATTGTTGACGGCGAACGCGATGAGAACGGAGGCGAGATCGGAAAACTCAATGATGGGAAACTCCCCACTGAGGAGGACCAGCCGGCTGAGAATTTCTTTTTCAACGCAGGGGGCCAGGGTGGGCGCGTCGAGTTCGACCTGGGCGAGGCAGTTGAGGTGCGACAGGTCAACTCCTATTCATGGCACCCCGGCACGCGCGGGCCGCAGGTCTATTCCCTCTATGCCAGCGACGGAAAGGCCGACGGGTTCAATGCAAAACCCAAACGCGGCACAGACCCCGAACAATGCGGTTGGAAACTGGTTGCGAAGGTGGATAGCCGGCCCAAATCAGGCGAGGGCGGCGGCCAGTACGGGGTGAGCGTCTCCGACCCGAGCGGGCCGCTGGGTCAGTATCGGTATCTGCTGTTCGATATGGTCCCCACCGAAGAAGCCGACACGTTCGGCAACACGTTCTACAGCGAGATCGACGTTGTCGGGCCTGACTCAAGCGGCGCCTCTGGGAGCCAAGTGGCGGAGGCGTCCAAGGAAACGGGCAAAACCGCTGAGGGCGCTGATGAGATAACCATTGATACGACTGCCGCGCCCGACCTTAAAGAATGGGCACACAACCGGCTCATGCCAGTTGTGCTGGAATGGTATCCCAAGCTGGTCCAGGCACTCCCCAGCGAGGGCTTTGAAGCCCCTACCCGGGTCAGCATCACCTTTCGGGAGAGCATGCGCGCCCCGGCGGCTACGGGCGGCAGCAGGGTCAGTTGCAATGCCCAGTGGTTCCGGAAAAACCTCGAAGGCGAGGCCAAAGGGGCCGTCATTCACGAATTGGTGCATGTGGTCCAACAATATGGCCGGGCACGCCGGGAGAACCCGGATGCGCCACGGCCCCCAGGCTGGCTGGTCGAGGGCATTCCCGATTACATGCGCTGGTTTATTTATGAGCCGCAGAGCCATGGGGCGGATATCACCTGGATGAAGACCCGGCGGAACCTCTCGTTAAGCTATAAGGCCAGTTACCGCATCAGCGCCAATTTCCTGAATTGGGTGACGGAGAAATATGACAAGCAAATCGTCCAGCAACTCAATACCGCCTTAAGGACCGGCAAGTACAATCAAGAACTCTGGAACGCGCAAACCGGTCATAGCGTCGAGGACCTGGGTGCAGAATGGAAGAAGGATGTGCAGGCCCAGCTTGGCGCAGTTCAGCAGGCCAGTGCCGACCCGCCATCCGACATTAATACCCTGACGGATGCGGAGAAGGCCGCAGACTGGCAGCTCCTGTTCAATGGACACGACTTTACTGGCTGGCACAATTTTAAACACGAAGGGGTCCGACCCGGTTGGACCGTCGAGGATGGCGCCCTGGTTTGCGCCGACCCGCACAATGCCGGCGACATCGTGACGACCGGTCAGTTCGACTGGTTCGAACTGCAATTGGACTACAACATCTCCGAGGCCGGCAATAGCGGCATCATGTATCATGTCACCGACCAGGGCAACGCGATCTGGGCAACCGGCCCGGAATTCCAGCTCGAAGATAATGTTAAAGCCGCCGACCCGGTGCGCTGCGGCTGGCTCTATGCCCTCTACCAGCCGCCCGATGACCCTAATACCGGCAAACCGCTGGATGCGACCAAGCCGGTCGGACAATGGAACCATGTGCGTCTGCTGGTTACCCCCCAAAAGTGCGAGCACGACATCAACGGCGTGAAGTATTTTGACTATGTGCTGGGTAGCGAAGATTTCAATCAGCGTGTCGCCAAGAGCAAGTTCGCCAGCATGCCCCACTTTGCCAAATCCACTACCGGCTATATTGGACTGCAAGGCGACCACGGGCGCGTGTCGTTCCGCAACATTAAAATCCGCACTATTCAAGCCCAATGA
- the rplM gene encoding 50S ribosomal protein L13, with the protein MKTHLPKVNLDDRKWHVIDANGAILGRLAAQVADILRGKNKPVFTPHLDAGDFVIVINAEKVVVTGKKETGKKFMTYSGWKGGERYRSVAQIRERHPEKLITHAVRGMVPKNRLGRVLMTKLKVYKGDQHPHAAQRPQALSPSK; encoded by the coding sequence ATGAAAACACATTTGCCGAAAGTGAATTTGGATGACCGGAAGTGGCACGTAATCGATGCCAATGGCGCCATCCTGGGCCGGTTGGCGGCGCAAGTGGCCGATATTTTGCGCGGGAAAAACAAGCCGGTTTTTACACCGCACCTGGATGCCGGCGATTTTGTGATCGTCATCAACGCCGAAAAGGTGGTTGTGACCGGCAAAAAAGAGACCGGCAAGAAGTTCATGACCTATTCGGGGTGGAAAGGTGGCGAAAGGTACCGTTCGGTGGCGCAAATCCGGGAGCGGCACCCGGAGAAACTGATCACGCACGCGGTTCGCGGCATGGTGCCCAAGAACCGGCTGGGCCGGGTGCTTATGACAAAACTCAAAGTCTATAAAGGCGACCAGCACCCGCACGCGGCCCAAAGGCCTCAAGCGCTCTCTCCGTCCAAATAA
- the rpsI gene encoding 30S ribosomal protein S9 gives MSEIKMPETKAAQHLGTGRRKTAVARVRLATGTGKILINGRPIENYFPVEAQRAMASQPLAVTGTANKFDAQISVSGGGPNGQAGAVRHGIARALLTVDANLRPILKSEGFLTRDPRMRERKKYGQPGARKRFQYSKR, from the coding sequence ATGTCCGAAATTAAAATGCCTGAAACCAAAGCGGCGCAGCACTTGGGCACAGGCCGGCGCAAAACCGCCGTAGCGCGGGTCCGCCTGGCCACCGGGACCGGCAAGATTCTGATTAATGGCCGGCCAATCGAGAATTATTTTCCAGTCGAAGCCCAGCGAGCGATGGCATCGCAGCCGCTGGCGGTGACCGGGACAGCGAACAAATTTGACGCGCAGATTAGCGTGAGCGGTGGCGGCCCCAACGGACAGGCCGGAGCGGTTCGCCACGGGATAGCCCGCGCGTTGCTGACGGTCGATGCCAACCTGCGGCCCATTTTAAAGTCGGAGGGTTTTCTGACACGCGACCCGCGCATGCGCGAGCGCAAGAAGTATGGCCAGCCGGGGGCGCGCAAACGTTTCCAATACAGCAAACGTTAA
- the argC gene encoding N-acetyl-gamma-glutamyl-phosphate reductase, with amino-acid sequence MNTKQVAVVGASGYSGEELVRLLLGHPRAELAAVTSRQYAGQTIAQVFPRFGHHARARELRFSEPKAESLAKSARVVFLALPHGVAAEFAAPLLQAGCQVIDLSADFRLRSPEVYKEFYAHDHPAPGLLSQALYGLPELYREQIRNARLVAAPGCYPTSVLVPVIPLLKAGLIRPESIIADSLSGVSGAGRKAEPDYLFVECNESLRAYGLPKHRHLSEIEQELALAAGEPVIIQFTPHLVPVNRGILTTLYLAPQQRFADAKSTEGAARQIEACYQESYGHEPFVRLLEGKSLPDTKNVVGTNVIEIAWRLDPRTGRLIVLSAEDNLVKGASGQAVQCLNLMCGWPETEGL; translated from the coding sequence ATGAACACCAAACAAGTGGCGGTGGTAGGCGCTTCGGGGTACTCGGGCGAAGAACTGGTGCGGCTGCTCCTGGGACATCCCCGGGCAGAATTGGCAGCGGTAACCTCGCGCCAATATGCCGGGCAAACCATAGCGCAGGTTTTTCCCAGATTCGGCCATCACGCGCGGGCGCGGGAGCTGCGCTTCAGCGAGCCGAAAGCGGAGTCGCTGGCCAAAAGCGCGCGTGTCGTCTTTTTAGCGCTGCCGCATGGCGTGGCGGCGGAGTTTGCCGCGCCTTTGCTCCAAGCCGGCTGCCAGGTCATTGACCTGAGCGCTGATTTTCGCCTTAGAAGCCCGGAGGTTTACAAGGAATTCTACGCGCACGACCATCCGGCGCCCGGTTTGCTGTCACAGGCCCTTTATGGTTTGCCCGAGCTTTATCGCGAACAAATCCGAAATGCGCGTTTGGTTGCCGCGCCGGGGTGCTATCCCACAAGTGTTCTGGTACCGGTGATACCGTTGTTGAAAGCGGGTCTGATTCGGCCTGAGTCGATCATTGCCGACTCGCTGAGTGGTGTCAGCGGGGCTGGACGGAAAGCCGAACCGGACTACCTGTTTGTCGAGTGCAACGAAAGCCTCCGGGCCTATGGTTTGCCCAAACACCGGCATCTCTCGGAAATCGAGCAGGAGTTGGCGTTGGCTGCCGGGGAGCCGGTAATCATTCAGTTCACACCCCACCTGGTGCCGGTCAACCGGGGGATTTTGACGACGCTGTACCTGGCCCCGCAACAGCGGTTCGCCGACGCCAAGTCGACGGAGGGGGCGGCTCGGCAAATCGAGGCCTGCTATCAAGAGTCTTATGGTCACGAACCCTTCGTGCGGCTGCTCGAAGGCAAGTCCTTGCCCGACACCAAGAATGTGGTGGGGACCAACGTCATCGAAATCGCCTGGCGTCTGGACCCGCGTACAGGCCGGCTCATCGTCTTGAGCGCCGAAGACAACCTGGTCAAAGGGGCCAGTGGCCAGGCGGTGCAGTGCCTGAATTTGATGTGCGGGTGGCCCGAGACGGAGGGACTGTGA